The sequence below is a genomic window from Desulfobulbaceae bacterium.
TTTGCTGCAACTAGCTTCGGACAAGCAGCCAACCGAGCAGATAATCTCCATAATATCAGTATGTTATTTAGCACTACCAAAAAACAATAAAACTGGCGTTGATTTTGCTAGACAGTAGATTTCACACCGATTCCTACTTACTAGAGGACTACAATGCCGATCCAACCAGTCAGTCAGCGTCATGACCTGCCAATTCAAAAATATGTAAATCATGGTTCTGTCGCTATCCCCACCTTTGCCAACACCTTAGCCAAAGCTACCAATAATAATTCGATAGTGACAGCAAACCGCACAGGTGATTCCGCAGGGCCTAAAGATATAATTAAAGTCGGTCAAATATCTGTCCACACGCCCACTGTTTCACATATTCTTCGTAACAATGATGACTTTCGCAATAATTCCTGGCAGATCATTAACTCAGAGTTGAATAAGAACAAACAGTTCACCACTATGAAAGATGGGGATTTTCTCTCCATTAATCAGGAAACTAAAGAGCTGTTCTGGGAGAAAAAGCCTGCGGTTCAGCCAGAAACCCGTATCGAACGCATACAAAAATTTCTGGGAGGAATGCTCAAGGATGAAACCGCCAACGTTTCTCTGGGCACTCTAAGCAAAACTCTGCCAACCATCTCTCATGTGGTTAGAAATAACGAAAACATCAAGGGCTTTCACTGGGATATTATCCACGCAGATATAAACAAAAACAAACCATACTCAACTATTACTCAGGGCACCAGCGTTAGTATTAACCCCAAAACCCTGGAGTTGGTTTTTAAAGAGCCTCAGGAACTCAGAGAAAAAGAGAGATCTGTCTTTGAAAAAACAAAAGTCGTGTCTGTCGCTCAAAAAATTTCCAGGTCTGATATTTTAAAAATCAAGCTACAAGACTTAACACAAAACACCACCGGTCCGTTTATTTTGGGTACCTTATCCAAAGATCAAACCGTATCGCAACTTGTAAGAAATAATCAACACACCCGAGATTTATATAAAGAAATTGTCTATTCCGATACCAACAAAGACAAGCCGTATAATAATTTACAACCAGGCACACAGGTTTGTATAGATCCTGTAACTTTAGAACTGATTCTCAGCAGATCACTTCCAGATAGAGTGAAAAATAATTCCGCCGCTGAGGCCTGCCCGCCAGCCAAGACTGATAGCGTTTTATCAAAAAGTGAGCAGTTACAACAGTACGTTTCTAGCCTGGGGGATAACGATGGCCAACCAATCAAAATTGGCAGTTTAAGCAGGGAACTGCCAACTGTCTCACAACTGCTTAACAATGACCAACGCTTTACCGGACGCCACTGGGATATTATTTTTTCCAAGGCAAATCATGGCAAACCATTCCAGAGCTTGTTGCCGGGTACTCAAGTGAGCATTAACCCCGAAAACCTTGAGCTTTTACTGAATGTTTCTTCCGGCCCAGGAACATCCCCGCCAAAGCCATTAATGCAGCATAAAGCCGAACCTCCTCCAGAACAACCGTTACCATCACAACTAATACAAACACTACAACCCGTTTTAAAGGATGAACTACCACAAACCGAGACTCTACAGGCGTCATCGACCTATCAGCATTTGGCCACAGAGGATAAGGCCACGTTATTTCATGATAAACTCGTCTCGTCCGCTAAACAAATGATCGGAAGACCATCTAATGAAGTTGATAATTACAAACTTTTATTAAATGGCCTAAAAGAACAGGGGATTGAATACGAAGGAGAAAAAGGGCTTAAAGAAAATCTTGGTCAGTTGGCTTCACTGATGTGGCTTAACGAATCAACCTTCCATAACGTTAAAGGAATCGTAAAAATAGCCGGTGACACAATCTACACCAAAACCATTGAAAAAAATGCCACCCAGGAACAGATGGCAGATTTCACCCATAAAATGACTCGATACCTGGAAAACGGCCAGATTGTCACCTTGTCTACCCCCTCGATTGACCAGTCCGGGATAGTGTCAAATCGGCAGAAAGAGTGGACGCTGATAAATTCAAATACCATGCAAAATAAAATTAATTATTTCACTGGAAGCGCAAAAATGGTTCATGAAGCACCTCTCAATCAGAGAATAGCAGACCTGCACACCACAGCCTCAGCAAACAATGAAGATCTTACTGTAACGGTGAGTAAACTTGAGGAAAATGTACTTCGAAATATTGATTCCTTAGTCGATTCCCAGAAGAAAAACATGGGACTGCTCACAAAATTTCGCAAACCCTGATCCGGGCAAAAGAGTGGAAATTAAGTTACGAGGTTTCATGCACAACATTCTGCCACTGATTTAAACTTGGTCCGACTCTGTACATCTTAATAACCTTTTAATTCTTCCCCATTTCTTCAAAAAGGCAACTCCTTCTCCAGATGTTCAGGAGAACAGACAAAAATCCCTTTTTTTATTTCATAGGGTTCATCAACAGGGGCAACGACCCAGGCAGAGTCAGGCTGGATAGAATCTGTCAGTTCATAAAAACCACGAGATGGTTTCGGCGCTTTTGAAAGCTTACACTCAAACAGGTGGCGATGGCCGGACCGCTCTAAAAGCAAATCTATTTCAGCGCCGTTGGAAGTCCGCAAGAAAGAGGCCTGCCAGCGACTGTGACCATGAATGATATTTTCTATGACAAAACTCTCCCAGGATGCCCCAGCAACAGGATTCGCCAGAAGCGAGTCATACTCTTCAATATTTAGAAGGCCGTGAAGAATGCCACTGTCTCGCAGATAGATTTTGGGTGATTTCACCAACCTCTTTTTGATATTTGTCTCTGTTGGAGGCAGCAGGCGAAGCATATATGTCTGCTCCAGGATGGAGAGATATTTCTTCAGGGTGGGAATGGAAAGGTCTGCAGCTTCTGCCAGTTTTTGGTAGTTCACAGTCTGGCCGTGATAGTGGGCCAGCAGCAGCCACAACCGTTCAATAACCGGAATCGGGATATTAAAACCCAGGCTGGGGATGTCCCGCTCCATGAATGTTCGGATAAAATCCAGCCGCCAATCAAAACTGTCGGCGTCATTGGCCGCCAGCACACTATCAGGAAAGCCGCCCCGCAGCCAGAGATCAGGCCAGGAGGAAACTCCGACAACTTCCTTGAGTAAAAATGGGGTGAGATCAAGATAGGCAATCCGACCGGCTAAGGATTCAGTTGATTGCCTGATGAGGTCACGAGAGGCCGACCCCAGAATGAGAAACCGCCCAGGCCTGCGGTCTCGATCAATTTCAGAGCGGAGAACAGAAAAAAATTCCGGCAGGAGCTGAATCTCATCGAGACAGATAAGCTTGTCACGATGACGGTCGAAGAACAGTTCCGGCTCCCCAAGCTTGTTCCGGTCAACCCGGTCCTGTAGGTCAAGATAGACGGCAGAAGCAGTGTCAAGCACTGTTTTAGCTAAGGTTGACTTGCCGCACTGCCGGGGTCCGAGAATAGCCACAGCGGGAGAGCGGGCTAAAGCCCTGTGCAGATCATTTCCAGCGGCCCTTTGAATATATCCATGCATATCGATAACACCACTTTATGTTTTACATGGATACTATCACTTTCTCTGCTCAGCTGTCAAAAAAATAATCTATATCCGTTTTATCCTTTTTACCTCCATTAATTTTGAACTTTTTTCCACTGTTCAAGTTTTTCATGGGCAGCACCACTTTCTATGGCAGCTTTGCTTTTTATAACACCGTCTTTGATAGAGTCACAAATCCCTGTGATATATAAGATTGCCCCGGCATTTAAACAGGTAAAATCAATACAGGCTGTTGGGCCATTACCCGCTATAACGCTGACAAACCGATCTGCCTCGGTCTTGAGATCGTTAGTAGCCGATATCTCATGAAAACTGACACGTTTAACTCCTACTTCTTCTGGTGTTATACGATACTCTTTTATTGTCTCACCTTGAAACTCAACCACCATTGTTGCCCCGCACAGCGAAATCTCATCCATGCCATCCCCGGACGCATCATCCAAACCATGCACCACCATTCCTCGTGTATAGCCGATTTGTGACATTACCTGGGCGCTTGGCATAAGCAGCTTCTCGTTACCAACACCCCTCAACCCAATTGTCGGTCGGCATGGATTTGCCAGTGAGGCGGCAATATTCAATGTGGAACCAAAGCGGATCTGGCTTAAAATACGACCGAGAGCACCAGGATGAATATGGGGACTCATGCCATTAAAGAGGCCAATACCCGTCTCTTTGATACTCTTTTCAACCGTGGCGATGTCGCACTCAACATTAACCCCAACAGCCTCCATTATATCAACCGTACCGCAAAACGATGAAAGGGCCCTGGCACCATGCCTGGCCATTGTTACACCACAAGATGCCGCAACAATGGCCGCAGCGCTACTGACATTGAATGTTGATAGTTTATCCATTCCCGTGCCGGAATTTTCAACGATCGGGCCTCGAATAGTGCCGGACACATGCACCGTATCAAACTGGTCGATGGCCTCCCAGGCACCCGCGATTTCATGGACGGTTTCTCCTTTAGCCACGAGTGCCCCTAAAAAAGCGCCTTGCTGTAAATCTGGTTGTTCGTTGAGCATAACCTCACGGAACATTTCGTAGGTTTCACTGCGGCAGAGATCCTCACCTCGAATTAACTGTTGAATCTGTCCACCAAATTTTTGAATAGCATCATTGTTCATAGGATGTCCTTCCCTCTTTATTTTAAATTTTAAACACCTGAATCCAGGGTATATAAAAGAACCTTCATGCTGATTTTTTCGGAAACCAGGCGAAGGGCATCCTTGAGCTCCCAGAGCGGCATTCGGTGTGAGACCATATCGTCAACCTGTATTCGACCATCGGATAATAAAGCTAACGCTTCAACACCGTGCCGGAAGCTGCAGCCATAGGCACCAACAAGCGTTTGCTCCAGGTAGTGCAATGTATTGAAATCTATAGGCAGGGCACAATCATCCTTAGGCAATCCCGAAAAAACAACCAGTCGCCCCCGCGGTTTAAGGTGGCCAAGCGCATCCTGGTAAGCGCCCTTATCCCCAACAGCAATGATGCAGACATCATACATCTGATCAGTCAGAGCTGGGGAAAGCTCTTTTGAAAACGCGCGTCGTTTTGGATGTGGTTCAATCAGTGTTGCTTCCGCGCCTTTTGCCAGGGCTGCCCGTGACAATAATACTCCAGCTGGCCCACCACCCCAGATACCGATAGTTTCGCCTTCTGTCAGACGGGCAAGCTCAAGAGCGTTCAAACAGCATGACAGTGGTTCAGCAAAGACTGCTTGATCGGGTGTTAAATTATCAGGGACAAGAATCAGGCTTTGCACCGGGGCAACGACATACTCAGCAAAACCACCATCCCGATGAAAACCCATTATCTGCATGCTTTTGCACAGATTTCCAGCACCAACAAGACATAGAGGGCACTGTCCACAACTTGTTCCCGGATAGACGTAGACGCGCTGGCCCTCCTTAAAGTTATGTACACCGTCACCAACACCACAAATGCTCCCCACCACCTCTTCTCCTGGAATACGCGGCATAACCAGATCGCGATGACCGACTTCAATAATCTTCAGATCAGTCCGGCATAAGCCCGTAACCTCAACTTTAATCAAAACCTCATCAAATCCCGGTTGAGGAAGATCAAGTGTGCAAACCTCAAAGGAACCGATCTCCTTAACCACAATTGCTTTCATCATTGGTCACCCCTTGTCAGGTAATAGCAGTAAAAAAAAAGGGTTTCAATGGACGCAACTCGTCCATTGAAACCCTTTACCATTAGATTCAATCAAAAAAATTCCAGCAGGTCTTCTGGCTCTCCTGCCCTCCCAACGGCCTTCCCATTCTGTTTTTAACAGAACAGTGGCGCACAGGGTTGAAAGGGGGTTCCTTTACAAGTAAAGGCAGGATTACAGCGGCGGGACCGCCACGGATTCTAACCGTGTTCCGGGATACTGAAAGGTCAAATTAATACATTAAAATCTGCCAGACCGTCAACCAGATTTTTGTAGCATTTATTTTTGTCATGGATACACTCACAAAATCACTCAAAAGTATTCAAAGGAGGTATCTGAAAATGGAAAAATATGTGTGCAGCGTCTGCGGCTATACCTATAACCCTGCCGATGGTGACCCTGATACCGGTGTTAAAGCTGGCACAGCTTTTAAAGATTTGCCTGAAGACTGGGTTTGTCCTGATTGTGGTGCTGGCCTTGACGCTTTTGAAAAAGTGTGAGATCCCGTAAGAGAAAGCATAGGGGCCTTTTAGCACTGTCTGCATATAGAGACAAAAAATCTGTACGCCTCAGACAGCGTTACCAGGTGTAAGGTTTTCCCACTCCTCGGGCAAATCGGCATGATCCAACCCCACCTTGCTAAAAAAATCTCTCAAGGTTTCCGGTGTACAGTTAACAGAACTCCGTTTACCAAATGTGATCACATCCCCCACCTCAACGTTAAAAAAACGCCTCAACCCTTCACATACCGCTTCTGCCATCCGCTGAAGATCAAGATTTTCTTTTTTAGAAAAGACCATCAGCCGATCCCAGTTGGCAGCACAGCGCTCAAGTCCACGATAAAGGCTTTTGTCTCGATTTTCCACCATAAGATCCCTGGAGATAATTCTGCGATACCCCTCGACAACGGCCAGTTTCAGTCTCAGCATATCATCTTCAGACAATATTGCCCCTGGCCCACCAGGATCTTCTGTCAGATAATATAGTGAACCATGGTAGGTAACCTCTGGTATCTCACCGCCATTTTCTATGATCAAAACCTCATCATCAAGAAGTTCTTTGATGTTTACATTCTGTAGAGTTTTCATAAATAGTTCTAAAAAAGTAAAAGAAAATGTTTAAACTACGTAAAAAGTGTCAAGTTACAGGCTACAAAGTCCGATCAATATTAAGAATTCGATACTATTTTCAGCCAAACAGCTCTGGGTTATACACCAGAAAATAAATTTGTAAAAGGGGTTTAAAACCAATGATTACAAGGATCAAGGCCCAAAATATAGAATTGAAATTATTGATATTTCACTATGTCTTTTTCACAGCAGTTTTTCTTGCAGCACTGGGTATATTTTTTTTATCGCCCGCACAGGGCTCCACAGTTTTACACGGTCCGAACACTCAAAATCCCTATCCAATCCCCAAAGCTTTGGTTGATCCAAACGTTGAATACAGCAACCAGGCTGAAGATTTATATAGTTCCATACAGGGAATGGCTATTCAACTTTTTCAAAACCTTGAAGATCCAGATCCGGTTGTCGGCGAACTTGCCGAAGGTGTGGCTTTCAGTACTTTTGTAGATCTTAAGAAATTAACGAGAACCTCATCCTTTGGCCGATACCTCGCTGAACAGTTAATGACAGAATTCCAACAACACGGCTTTTCCGTCATCGAAGTCCGTAAAAGTACATCTATTCAGGTGCAGGAAAAACGCGGTGAGTTTGGACTTTCAAGAGAGCTCGAAGAAATAGCACCACAGGTTGCAGCCCGAACCTTGATTACCGGTACATATACTGTCGCCGGCAACCATATCATGGTCAATGCTAAGCTTGTAGATAACAAAACAGCACAGTTACTATCAAGTGCAACTGTGCTGTTTCCCAAAAACAGTCTTGCAGAACTTCTGTTAGCTGACAGTGCTTCAGCGTCAGCTAAGAAAAAAGAAGTAACATATATGAAACGTCTAGAATTATAAAATCAAAGTTTGATACAATAAAAGAGTGCCTTGGAGGAAAAAATGAAGAAATCAAACGTTCTGTGGTCGTCGGTAGGGTGCCTATGTACAGCTTTTCTGTTATGTGTGCCTGCCAGTTGGGCTGCTACAGAGATGAAACCAGCCAGCCCAGGTGATATTGCCGGAGTACAGGTCAACGTCACGGTAAGTCAGGATGGCCCTGCTGGAGCAAAGAAAGAAGCAGCCGACAGTGATCATGTTATCCCGCCAACTGTAGAGCGCGGCGCTGTTGCTGTAAAGGAACAACCACCCGCCAGATCAAACCAGCAACCACGGCACCGTATTTATCAGTATATGCCCGACTCTTCAAAATCTTATGGTACAGAGAGCATGCTTTCAGAGCTTTCCAAGGAGGTTGCCGGCAAAGTTTTTTATCAACTCAAAGATGAAGGGCAAAAAAACCTGACCTCACGAGTTGCAGTAGTTGCAGCAGTGCCTCTCTCTGACTTCAAAAGAGAAACTGAATTTGGCAGAATAATTGCCGAATATCATCTCACAGACCTGGCTGACCGTGGAATACGAGTGAAAGAACTGCGACTCGGAAGTGACATCAATATCCTGCCACAAACGGGTGAGTTCATCCTATCAAGAAATATTGGTGAAATAGCCAACAACTCTCCAGCACTCGACTATGTTGTTGTTTCAACGTTTACCAATACCCGAAAAACCCTTATCCTCCAAGGGCGGTTAATATCTCTTAAAACAGGGTTGGTCAAAAGCTCGTGGCGCTACAATCTTCCACTTAACAGAGAGCTTCTCGGCCTTTTTTACTCAACGGAACAACCATTTACCATAGCTGTCAAAGGTATGGACCAATAAGGCAAAGGAGAAAAAAATGAAAGGCGTCTATAAAAAGTATTTTGTTGTTTTTTGGGTCAGTATCTTCCTTTTATGGTCCGGTTCACACTCAACCGAGGCAAAAGAACTTGGTGGTGAATTTGCCGTTGAAGACCGGCCAATAGAGATTGTCTCCTATCAAAGTTACGCTGGGTTGTCGGAATTAGTTTCAATGATCTGTGATGACGCCATTGATCGGTTTCAAGGCTTTTACGGCCCGACAGTCGTCACTGTTCGTCCCTTTGCTAGCGCTGACGACACAGCGAAAGATAAAGTATCAAAACTCGGGGTTACCCTTGCAGACCAGATGATCGCCATGGTCAACAACGACACCCTGGTAATGGCCAATAGCGACCGGAAAAGTTCCGGAGAAAGCTACGAACAAAATCTTTCCGGGGTACTCCAGGAGATAGATGGCTACCTGAGGGTTCATATC
It includes:
- a CDS encoding ATP-binding protein — translated: MHGYIQRAAGNDLHRALARSPAVAILGPRQCGKSTLAKTVLDTASAVYLDLQDRVDRNKLGEPELFFDRHRDKLICLDEIQLLPEFFSVLRSEIDRDRRPGRFLILGSASRDLIRQSTESLAGRIAYLDLTPFLLKEVVGVSSWPDLWLRGGFPDSVLAANDADSFDWRLDFIRTFMERDIPSLGFNIPIPVIERLWLLLAHYHGQTVNYQKLAEAADLSIPTLKKYLSILEQTYMLRLLPPTETNIKKRLVKSPKIYLRDSGILHGLLNIEEYDSLLANPVAGASWESFVIENIIHGHSRWQASFLRTSNGAEIDLLLERSGHRHLFECKLSKAPKPSRGFYELTDSIQPDSAWVVAPVDEPYEIKKGIFVCSPEHLEKELPF
- the trpD gene encoding anthranilate phosphoribosyltransferase translates to MNNDAIQKFGGQIQQLIRGEDLCRSETYEMFREVMLNEQPDLQQGAFLGALVAKGETVHEIAGAWEAIDQFDTVHVSGTIRGPIVENSGTGMDKLSTFNVSSAAAIVAASCGVTMARHGARALSSFCGTVDIMEAVGVNVECDIATVEKSIKETGIGLFNGMSPHIHPGALGRILSQIRFGSTLNIAASLANPCRPTIGLRGVGNEKLLMPSAQVMSQIGYTRGMVVHGLDDASGDGMDEISLCGATMVVEFQGETIKEYRITPEEVGVKRVSFHEISATNDLKTEADRFVSVIAGNGPTACIDFTCLNAGAILYITGICDSIKDGVIKSKAAIESGAAHEKLEQWKKVQN
- a CDS encoding alcohol dehydrogenase catalytic domain-containing protein, translated to MMKAIVVKEIGSFEVCTLDLPQPGFDEVLIKVEVTGLCRTDLKIIEVGHRDLVMPRIPGEEVVGSICGVGDGVHNFKEGQRVYVYPGTSCGQCPLCLVGAGNLCKSMQIMGFHRDGGFAEYVVAPVQSLILVPDNLTPDQAVFAEPLSCCLNALELARLTEGETIGIWGGGPAGVLLSRAALAKGAEATLIEPHPKRRAFSKELSPALTDQMYDVCIIAVGDKGAYQDALGHLKPRGRLVVFSGLPKDDCALPIDFNTLHYLEQTLVGAYGCSFRHGVEALALLSDGRIQVDDMVSHRMPLWELKDALRLVSEKISMKVLLYTLDSGV
- a CDS encoding rubredoxin, translated to MEKYVCSVCGYTYNPADGDPDTGVKAGTAFKDLPEDWVCPDCGAGLDAFEKV